Sequence from the Actinomycetes bacterium genome:
CGTCGAGGATCGCCTTGACCCGCTCCTCGCTGTTCGCGCGCATCTCGACGTTCTCGCCCGACCAGGCGATCGAGGCGCCGACGTTCTTGAAGTCGTAGCGCTGGGACACCTCCTTGGCGGCCTGGTTCAGCGCGTTGTCGACCTCCTGATGGTCAACCTTGCTCACGATGTCGAAACTCGAGTCGGCCATGCGTGGCCCCCTTTCCGGCTGGGGTAACATTCTCTCCGCTGTCCACCCGGCAGCACCCGGCAGGTTGCCCGAGCGGCCAATGGGAGCGGACTGTAAATCCGTCGGCTTTGCCTACCAAGGTTCGAATCCTTGACCTGCCACGGGACGAAGGCCCCGGACTGCGCGACGCGCGGGCCGGGGCCTTCGGCGTGTCCGGGGTGGTGACATGCTCGGCAGGTACGCGGGCCCGGTCACTGAGCGAAGGCAGGGGTGGGAATGGACGTCACGAACAAGGTCGCGCTGGTCACCGGGGGCGCGTCCGGCCTGGGGCTGGCGACCGTGCAGCGGCTGGCTGCGGGCGGCGCGAAGGTCGTCATGGTCGACCTGCCGACCTCCCAGGGGAACCAGCTGGCCGCGGACCTCGGCGAGTCGGTGGTCTTCGCGGCCACGGACGTGACCGACGAGGGCCAGGTCCAGGCCGCGGTCGACGCCGCGAGCGCCCTGGGCGACCTCGCTGTCGTGGTGAGCTGCGCCGGGATCGGGACGGCCGCCCGGGTGGTGGCCAAGGACGGCAGTCCCTTCCCGCTGTCGGTCTTCAGCAAGGTCATCCAGGTGAACCTGATCGGCACCTTCAACGTGATCCGGCTCGCCGCCGCCCGCATGATCGCCTCGACACCGACGGACGGCGAGGAGCGGGGCGTCATCGTCAACACCGCCTCCGTCGCGGCGTACGAGGGCCAGATCGGCCAGGCGGCGTACTCGGCGTCCAAGGGTGGTGTCGTGGGGATGACCCTGCCGATCGCCCGTGAGCTGGCCCAGCACAGGATCCGGGTGAACACCATCGCGCCGGGCCTGTTCCTGACCCCGATGTTCCAGACGCTGCCCGAGGAGGCGATCGCGTCCCTCGGCGCGCAGGTTCCCCACCCGTCCCGGCTGGGGAACCCCACGGAGTACGCGGCGCTGGTGGCGCACATCGTCGAGAACCCGATGCTGAACGGCGAGA
This genomic interval carries:
- a CDS encoding 3-hydroxyacyl-CoA dehydrogenase, with protein sequence MDVTNKVALVTGGASGLGLATVQRLAAGGAKVVMVDLPTSQGNQLAADLGESVVFAATDVTDEGQVQAAVDAASALGDLAVVVSCAGIGTAARVVAKDGSPFPLSVFSKVIQVNLIGTFNVIRLAAARMIASTPTDGEERGVIVNTASVAAYEGQIGQAAYSASKGGVVGMTLPIARELAQHRIRVNTIAPGLFLTPMFQTLPEEAIASLGAQVPHPSRLGNPTEYAALVAHIVENPMLNGETIRLDGAIRMAPR